A genomic region of Papaver somniferum cultivar HN1 chromosome 7, ASM357369v1, whole genome shotgun sequence contains the following coding sequences:
- the LOC113297133 gene encoding thylakoid lumenal protein TL20.3, chloroplastic-like isoform X1, whose product MALSSASPLSIKTLQIPYSSSSSSFSRVRIPYAKPHSWRPSIVCNFGKENESTKECKNWNVLISTTLATAVISLSCIGGGTMPALADLNKFEADTRGEFGIGSAAQFGSADLKKTVHVNENFRRANFTSADMRESNFSGSTFNGAYLEKAVAYKANFSGADLSDTLMDRMVLNEANLTNAVLSRSVLTRSDLAGAVIEGADFSDAVLDLPQKQALCKYASGTNPVTGVSTRASLGCGNSRRNAYGSPSSPLLSAPPQQLLDRDGFCDPASGLCDVK is encoded by the exons ATGGCACTCTCTTCAGCTTCTCCCCTCTCCATCAAAACCCTACAAATCccttattcctcttcttcctcttcattttCTAGGGTTCGAATTCCATATGCAAAACCCCACTCCTGGAGACCCAGTATTGTCTGCAATTTCG GTAAAGAAAATGAAAGTACTAAAGAATGTAAGAATTGGAATGTTCTTATTTCAACGACATTAGCTACTGCTGTTATTAGTTTGAGTTGTATAGGAGGAGGAACAATGCCTGCTCTTGCTGATCTTAATAAATTCGAAGCTGATACTCGAGGGGAATTCGGAATTGGTTCCGCTGCTCAATTCGGTTCAGCCGATCTTAA AAAGACGGTGCACGTGAATGAAAATTTCAG ACGGGCCAACTTTACATCTGCAGATATGAGAGAATCTAATTTCAGCGGCTCTACATTCAATGGCGCATATCTTGAGAAGGCTGTCGCTTATAAGGCAAACTTTTCAG GTGCGGATTTGAGCGACACACTGATGGATCGCATG GTTCTTAATGAAGCTAATCTTACGAATGCCGTGCTTTCTAGATCAGTCCTCACTCGCAGTGATCTTGCTGGTGCTGTCATTGAAGGTGCAGACTTCAGCGATGCTGTTTTGGACCTTCCCCAGAAGCAG GCATTATGTAAATATGCAAGTGGGACAAATCCAGTAACAGGAGTGAGCACAAGAGCAAGTCTAGGTTGTGGAAACAGCCGAAGAAATGCCTACGGGAGCCCATCTTCGCCTCTGTTAAGTGCTCCACCACAACAACTGCTTGACCGTGATGGATTTTGTGATCCTGCTTCTGGTCTCTGCGATGTAAAATAG
- the LOC113297133 gene encoding thylakoid lumenal protein TL20.3, chloroplastic-like isoform X2, which produces MQNPTPGDPVLSAISKSEISSGKENESTKECKNWNVLISTTLATAVISLSCIGGGTMPALADLNKFEADTRGEFGIGSAAQFGSADLKKTVHVNENFRRANFTSADMRESNFSGSTFNGAYLEKAVAYKANFSGADLSDTLMDRMVLNEANLTNAVLSRSVLTRSDLAGAVIEGADFSDAVLDLPQKQALCKYASGTNPVTGVSTRASLGCGNSRRNAYGSPSSPLLSAPPQQLLDRDGFCDPASGLCDVK; this is translated from the exons ATGCAAAACCCCACTCCTGGAGACCCAGTATTGTCTGCAATTTCG AAATCTGAAATTTCTTCAGGTAAAGAAAATGAAAGTACTAAAGAATGTAAGAATTGGAATGTTCTTATTTCAACGACATTAGCTACTGCTGTTATTAGTTTGAGTTGTATAGGAGGAGGAACAATGCCTGCTCTTGCTGATCTTAATAAATTCGAAGCTGATACTCGAGGGGAATTCGGAATTGGTTCCGCTGCTCAATTCGGTTCAGCCGATCTTAA AAAGACGGTGCACGTGAATGAAAATTTCAG ACGGGCCAACTTTACATCTGCAGATATGAGAGAATCTAATTTCAGCGGCTCTACATTCAATGGCGCATATCTTGAGAAGGCTGTCGCTTATAAGGCAAACTTTTCAG GTGCGGATTTGAGCGACACACTGATGGATCGCATG GTTCTTAATGAAGCTAATCTTACGAATGCCGTGCTTTCTAGATCAGTCCTCACTCGCAGTGATCTTGCTGGTGCTGTCATTGAAGGTGCAGACTTCAGCGATGCTGTTTTGGACCTTCCCCAGAAGCAG GCATTATGTAAATATGCAAGTGGGACAAATCCAGTAACAGGAGTGAGCACAAGAGCAAGTCTAGGTTGTGGAAACAGCCGAAGAAATGCCTACGGGAGCCCATCTTCGCCTCTGTTAAGTGCTCCACCACAACAACTGCTTGACCGTGATGGATTTTGTGATCCTGCTTCTGGTCTCTGCGATGTAAAATAG
- the LOC113297135 gene encoding NAC domain-containing protein 7-like isoform X2 codes for MDASTNVPPGFRFHPTEEELVDYYLRNKISSRRIDLNVIKDVDLYKIEPWDLQGTKEQSEWYFFSHKDKKYPTGTRTNRATTAGFWKATGRDKAIYSKNSLLVGMRKTLVFYKGRAPNGQKSDYIMHEYRLETNENWTPQEEGWVVCKVFKKKIAMTRMENEHDSPSYWYDENVTFMPADNIDESPKTYAQMETQFLNHNPYFCKKEIDSQSYHNIPHDPNFHQLPQLLESQKVSYLATNSLSAGNPNAAYGLDMNQLTQEYMHEYSSSSVYDRGNINREQVAMDQVTNWRVLDKFVASQLLSQQDVISRERNYSNSSMDMLNATSDHVNILVEQSNKEEVYAPDQCASTSTSSGLIDPWK; via the exons ATGGATGCTTCAACAAATGTTCCACCAGGTTTTCGCTTCCATCCAACTGAAGAAGAACTTGTTGATTATTATCTGCGAAACAAAATTTCATCAAGAAGGATTGACTTAAATGTCATTAAAGATGTGGACCTTTATAAAATTGAACCATGGGATCTTCAAG GGACGAAAGAGCAGAGCGAATGGTATTTTTTTAGCCATAAAGATAAGAAATATCCAACTGGAACTCGAACTAATAGAGCGACAACAGCAGGGTTTTGGAAAGCAACCGGAAGAGACAAAGCCATTTACTCAAAGAACAGTTTGCTGGTTGGAATGAGAAAGACATTAGTCTTTTATAAAGGAAGAGCTCCAAATGGACAAAAATCCGATTACATTATGCATGAGTATCGACTTGAGACGAACGAAAATTGGACTCCCCAG GAAGAGGGTTGGGTGGTATGTAAGGTGTTTAAGAAGAAAATAGCAATGACAAGAATGGAGAATGAACATGACTCACCTTCTTATTGGTACGATGAAAACGTTACATTCATGCCAGCAGACAATATTGATGAGAGCCCTAAGACATATGCTCAAATGGAAACTCAATTTCTCAACCATAATccttatttttgcaagaaagagATTGACTCACAGTCTTACCACAATATTCCACATGATCCAAATTTCCATCAACTTCCTCAATTGTTAGAGAGCCAAAAAGTTTCATACTTAGCAACAAACAGTCTTAGTGCTGGAAACCCTAATGCAGCATATGGTCTTGATATGAACCAACTTACACAAGAATATATGCATGAGTACTCGAGTTCATCAGTTTATGATCGTGGCAATATTAACAGGGAGCAAGTAGCAATGGATCAGGTAACTAATTGGAGGGTTCTCGACAAGTTTGTTGCATCTCAATTACTAAGCCAACAAGATGTTATTTCTAGAGAAAGAAActactcaaattcatcaatggaTATGCTCAATGCAACTTCCGATCATGTTAACATTCTCGTCGAACAATCAAATAAGGAAGAAGTGTACGCACCAGATCAATGTGCTTCCACGTCCACTTCCAGTGGTCTGATCGATCCATGGAAGTAA
- the LOC113297135 gene encoding NAC domain-containing protein 7-like isoform X1 yields the protein MDASTNVPPGFRFHPTEEELVDYYLRNKISSRRIDLNVIKDVDLYKIEPWDLQEKCNIGTKEQSEWYFFSHKDKKYPTGTRTNRATTAGFWKATGRDKAIYSKNSLLVGMRKTLVFYKGRAPNGQKSDYIMHEYRLETNENWTPQEEGWVVCKVFKKKIAMTRMENEHDSPSYWYDENVTFMPADNIDESPKTYAQMETQFLNHNPYFCKKEIDSQSYHNIPHDPNFHQLPQLLESQKVSYLATNSLSAGNPNAAYGLDMNQLTQEYMHEYSSSSVYDRGNINREQVAMDQVTNWRVLDKFVASQLLSQQDVISRERNYSNSSMDMLNATSDHVNILVEQSNKEEVYAPDQCASTSTSSGLIDPWK from the exons ATGGATGCTTCAACAAATGTTCCACCAGGTTTTCGCTTCCATCCAACTGAAGAAGAACTTGTTGATTATTATCTGCGAAACAAAATTTCATCAAGAAGGATTGACTTAAATGTCATTAAAGATGTGGACCTTTATAAAATTGAACCATGGGATCTTCAAG AAAAGTGCAACATAGGGACGAAAGAGCAGAGCGAATGGTATTTTTTTAGCCATAAAGATAAGAAATATCCAACTGGAACTCGAACTAATAGAGCGACAACAGCAGGGTTTTGGAAAGCAACCGGAAGAGACAAAGCCATTTACTCAAAGAACAGTTTGCTGGTTGGAATGAGAAAGACATTAGTCTTTTATAAAGGAAGAGCTCCAAATGGACAAAAATCCGATTACATTATGCATGAGTATCGACTTGAGACGAACGAAAATTGGACTCCCCAG GAAGAGGGTTGGGTGGTATGTAAGGTGTTTAAGAAGAAAATAGCAATGACAAGAATGGAGAATGAACATGACTCACCTTCTTATTGGTACGATGAAAACGTTACATTCATGCCAGCAGACAATATTGATGAGAGCCCTAAGACATATGCTCAAATGGAAACTCAATTTCTCAACCATAATccttatttttgcaagaaagagATTGACTCACAGTCTTACCACAATATTCCACATGATCCAAATTTCCATCAACTTCCTCAATTGTTAGAGAGCCAAAAAGTTTCATACTTAGCAACAAACAGTCTTAGTGCTGGAAACCCTAATGCAGCATATGGTCTTGATATGAACCAACTTACACAAGAATATATGCATGAGTACTCGAGTTCATCAGTTTATGATCGTGGCAATATTAACAGGGAGCAAGTAGCAATGGATCAGGTAACTAATTGGAGGGTTCTCGACAAGTTTGTTGCATCTCAATTACTAAGCCAACAAGATGTTATTTCTAGAGAAAGAAActactcaaattcatcaatggaTATGCTCAATGCAACTTCCGATCATGTTAACATTCTCGTCGAACAATCAAATAAGGAAGAAGTGTACGCACCAGATCAATGTGCTTCCACGTCCACTTCCAGTGGTCTGATCGATCCATGGAAGTAA